The following proteins are co-located in the Paenibacillus sp. JNUCC32 genome:
- the rpsB gene encoding 30S ribosomal protein S2 translates to MAVISMKQLLEAGVHFGHQTRRWNPKMDKFIFTERNGIYIIDLQKTVKKVEEAFNFVKSVAGENGTILFVGTKKQAQDSVKEEAERCGMFYINQRWLGGTLTNFETIQKRINRLKQLETWEEDGTFQVLPKKEVILLRKEKDRLEKFLGGIKNMKGLPSALFVIDPRKERIAVAEARKLGIPIVGIVDTNCDPDEIDYVIPGNDDAIRAVKLLTGKMADAVVEAHQGEETTA, encoded by the coding sequence ATGGCAGTAATTTCCATGAAACAGCTTTTGGAAGCTGGCGTTCACTTCGGTCACCAGACTCGTCGCTGGAACCCGAAAATGGATAAATTTATCTTCACTGAAAGAAACGGTATCTACATTATCGACCTGCAAAAAACGGTCAAGAAAGTTGAAGAAGCATTCAACTTCGTAAAAAGCGTAGCTGGTGAGAACGGTACGATCCTGTTCGTCGGCACGAAAAAACAAGCTCAAGATTCCGTGAAGGAAGAAGCGGAGCGTTGCGGCATGTTCTACATCAACCAACGTTGGCTCGGCGGAACTCTGACTAACTTCGAAACGATCCAAAAGCGTATCAACCGCTTGAAGCAGCTTGAAACTTGGGAAGAAGACGGCACGTTCCAAGTATTGCCTAAGAAAGAAGTCATCCTTCTCCGCAAAGAGAAAGATCGTCTTGAGAAATTCCTGGGCGGTATCAAGAACATGAAGGGCCTTCCAAGCGCATTGTTCGTTATCGATCCTCGCAAAGAGCGCATCGCTGTTGCGGAAGCTCGCAAATTGGGTATCCCAATCGTTGGTATCGTTGATACGAACTGCGATCCGGATGAAATCGACTATGTAATTCCAGGTAACGATGACGCGATCCGCGCTGTCAAATTGTTGACTGGTAAAATGGCCGATGCCGTTGTTGAAGCTCACCAAGGCGAAGAAACAACAGCTTAA
- the tsf gene encoding translation elongation factor Ts, translating to MAVTASAVKELRERTGAGMLDCKKALDETNGDIEKAIAVLREKGLSAAANKAGRVATEGVVESYIHGGGRIGVLVEINCETDFVGKTDQFKEFARDIAMHIAAANPKYVRREEVPSDELEKEKEILKNQALNEGKPEKIVEKMVEGRINKYYEEYCLLEQPFIKDPDKTISTLLNEKISTIGENISIRRFARFELGEGLEKKQDNFVEEVMAQVNK from the coding sequence ATGGCAGTAACAGCTAGTGCGGTAAAAGAACTTCGCGAAAGAACAGGCGCGGGCATGCTCGATTGCAAAAAAGCGCTCGACGAAACAAACGGTGATATCGAAAAAGCGATCGCGGTGCTTCGCGAGAAAGGCTTGTCCGCAGCGGCTAACAAAGCTGGACGCGTTGCAACGGAAGGCGTTGTCGAGTCTTACATTCACGGTGGCGGACGCATCGGCGTTCTCGTGGAAATCAACTGTGAAACAGACTTCGTAGGCAAAACGGATCAATTTAAAGAGTTTGCTCGCGATATCGCAATGCATATTGCTGCTGCAAACCCTAAATACGTTCGTCGTGAAGAAGTACCTAGTGACGAGCTTGAGAAAGAAAAAGAAATTTTGAAAAACCAAGCCCTGAACGAAGGCAAGCCTGAAAAAATCGTTGAGAAAATGGTTGAAGGCCGCATCAACAAATACTATGAAGAGTATTGCCTGCTCGAGCAGCCTTTCATCAAGGATCCGGACAAAACGATCAGCACGCTGCTTAACGAAAAAATCAGCACAATCGGCGAGAACATCTCCATTCGTCGTTTTGCCCGTTTCGAATTGGGCGAAGGCTTGGAGAAAAAACAAGACAACTTCGTAGAAGAAGTTATGGCCCAGGTGAATAAATAA
- the pyrH gene encoding UMP kinase, translated as MEQPVYKRVILKVSGESLSGQNGYGIDAETISSIAEQVREVVELGVEVAIVCGGGNIWRGIAGSANGIDRATADYMGMLATVMNSLALQDALEQIDVPTRVQTSISMQQIAEPYIRRRAIRHLEKGRVVIFAAGTGNPYFSTDTTAALRAAEIEAEVILMAKNKVDGVYSADPFKDETAEKYEQLTYLDVLNKNLGVMDSTASSLCMDNNIPLIVFAITEQGNIKRVVLGEKIGTIVKGSVD; from the coding sequence TTGGAACAGCCTGTATATAAACGAGTGATATTGAAAGTCAGTGGGGAATCCCTTTCAGGGCAGAATGGATATGGTATTGATGCTGAGACGATCTCATCGATCGCTGAGCAGGTTCGCGAGGTTGTCGAGCTTGGTGTGGAGGTCGCGATCGTATGCGGCGGCGGCAACATTTGGCGCGGCATTGCCGGCAGCGCGAACGGAATTGACCGTGCGACAGCGGACTATATGGGAATGCTCGCAACGGTGATGAACTCTTTGGCCCTTCAGGATGCTTTGGAGCAGATCGATGTGCCGACCCGGGTGCAAACCTCGATCTCCATGCAGCAAATCGCCGAGCCGTATATTCGCCGCAGAGCCATTCGGCATTTGGAAAAGGGCCGTGTCGTTATTTTTGCGGCAGGAACAGGGAACCCATACTTCTCCACCGATACGACTGCAGCGCTTCGCGCCGCGGAAATCGAAGCAGAAGTGATTCTTATGGCGAAGAACAAGGTGGACGGAGTGTACTCCGCTGATCCATTTAAGGATGAAACTGCCGAGAAGTACGAGCAGCTGACGTATCTAGACGTATTGAACAAAAACCTTGGGGTAATGGACTCTACAGCTTCATCGTTATGTATGGACAACAACATCCCGCTCATCGTCTTCGCTATTACGGAGCAAGGTAATATCAAGCGCGTCGTTCTGGGCGAGAAAATCGGAACGATCGTTAAAGGGAGTGTAGACTAA
- the frr gene encoding ribosome recycling factor — MPQSVKKNAEERMEKAILSLKRDLATLRAGRAAPALLDRITVEYYGAQTPLNQLANISTPDSRTLMIQPWDKSSLADIEKAIMKSDIGLTPANDGNQIRLVVPALTEERRTELVKMTKKFGEEAKVAIRNIRRDANDDIKKLEKTDISEDESRRHQEDIQKATDKFIAEVDKVLVAKEKEIMEV, encoded by the coding sequence ATGCCGCAATCGGTGAAAAAGAATGCAGAAGAACGCATGGAAAAAGCGATCCTGTCTTTGAAACGTGACTTGGCAACTCTGCGCGCAGGGCGGGCAGCGCCGGCGCTCCTCGACCGGATCACGGTGGAATACTACGGAGCGCAAACTCCGCTGAATCAGCTGGCTAACATCAGCACGCCGGATTCCAGAACGCTCATGATTCAGCCTTGGGACAAGTCGTCCTTGGCGGATATCGAGAAAGCGATCATGAAATCGGATATCGGATTGACACCGGCGAACGATGGTAATCAAATTCGTCTCGTCGTACCTGCATTGACGGAAGAACGCAGAACCGAACTGGTGAAAATGACGAAGAAATTCGGCGAGGAAGCGAAAGTGGCCATCCGCAACATTCGCCGTGATGCCAACGACGACATCAAAAAATTGGAGAAAACGGATATTTCCGAGGACGAGTCCCGGAGACATCAGGAAGATATCCAAAAAGCGACGGATAAATTTATCGCAGAAGTCGACAAAGTCCTCGTTGCTAAAGAAAAAGAGATTATGGAAGTATAA
- a CDS encoding isoprenyl transferase, producing the protein MIKRVRSWLNQEDSQQTHQLSPDNIPHHVAIIMDGNGRWAKRRGMPRIVGHQNGMKAVKRAAIAADELGIKILTMYAFSTENWTRPKDEVDFLMKLPQEFLAIELEELIEKNVQVRMMGHPEDLPSHTVSAMEEAVAKTAGNDGLVLNFALNYGSRKEITESVKALGREVRDGILRPEDITEELIGQRLLTGELPDPDLLIRTSGELRLSNFMLWQLAYSELWFTDAYWPEFTKDHLVEAVADYQQRTRRYGGLS; encoded by the coding sequence ATGATCAAACGGGTTCGATCGTGGTTGAATCAGGAGGACAGTCAGCAGACGCATCAGCTCTCTCCGGACAACATCCCGCATCATGTTGCCATCATCATGGATGGCAATGGGCGTTGGGCGAAACGGCGCGGCATGCCGCGGATCGTTGGCCATCAGAATGGCATGAAGGCTGTCAAAAGAGCCGCCATAGCCGCCGATGAGTTGGGAATCAAAATATTGACGATGTATGCTTTCTCTACGGAAAACTGGACGCGTCCGAAGGATGAGGTCGATTTTCTTATGAAGCTTCCGCAGGAGTTTCTGGCTATTGAGCTGGAAGAGCTGATCGAGAAAAATGTCCAGGTCCGCATGATGGGGCATCCGGAAGACCTTCCGTCCCATACCGTGTCTGCGATGGAAGAAGCTGTCGCGAAAACTGCCGGCAATGACGGGCTTGTGCTTAACTTTGCGCTCAATTACGGCAGCCGGAAAGAGATCACCGAAAGTGTCAAGGCGCTCGGACGGGAAGTGCGAGACGGAATTCTCCGTCCTGAGGACATTACAGAGGAACTGATTGGCCAGCGGCTCCTCACAGGCGAATTGCCGGATCCGGATTTACTGATCCGCACAAGCGGCGAGCTGCGGCTGAGCAATTTTATGTTGTGGCAGCTCGCGTACAGCGAGTTATGGTTTACGGATGCCTATTGGCCGGAGTTCACCAAAGACCATTTGGTGGAGGCCGTAGCCGATTATCAACAAAGAACTAGGCGCTACGGTGGACTGTCGTAG
- a CDS encoding phosphatidate cytidylyltransferase encodes MKQRLITGIIAGAVFLGLCFIGGLWYHLLILAMALVGYYEFVRMTHTAPFGGTAWIGYAGVLLLVFPWGPLDLKLPIPWEHVLWLLLLLFLLATVTTKNTIDIKRISLLFLASVYIGIGFSFIAESRHAPDGHGVFWTFLLLASIWASDAGAYFVGRAMGRHKLWPSISPNKTVEGALGGVIIAVFTSLLFSFYSDGILTAGHAVLIGLSCAVIGQLGDLVQSAYKRVYDIKDSGKLLPGHGGILDRCDSWIVVFPFVHILSLLPY; translated from the coding sequence TTGAAACAGCGATTGATTACCGGAATTATAGCGGGAGCGGTCTTTTTAGGATTATGTTTCATAGGCGGTCTGTGGTACCATCTTCTAATTCTGGCGATGGCGCTAGTCGGTTACTATGAGTTTGTGCGCATGACCCATACGGCACCGTTCGGGGGAACGGCATGGATCGGGTATGCGGGAGTGCTGCTGCTTGTATTTCCATGGGGTCCGCTTGATCTGAAACTTCCGATCCCATGGGAACATGTGCTTTGGCTCCTGCTGCTCTTATTTTTGCTGGCGACGGTGACCACGAAAAATACGATAGATATCAAGCGGATCTCTTTATTGTTTTTGGCATCGGTCTATATCGGCATCGGATTTTCCTTCATAGCCGAATCTCGGCATGCTCCGGACGGGCATGGCGTATTTTGGACTTTTTTGCTGCTGGCCTCGATCTGGGCAAGTGATGCGGGCGCGTATTTTGTCGGCCGCGCCATGGGGCGCCATAAATTATGGCCTTCCATAAGCCCGAACAAAACGGTGGAGGGTGCGCTCGGCGGTGTGATCATCGCCGTGTTCACGTCGCTGCTCTTTTCATTCTACTCAGATGGAATCCTGACGGCTGGACATGCGGTTCTGATTGGGCTTTCCTGCGCCGTTATCGGCCAGCTCGGCGACTTGGTGCAATCCGCCTATAAACGGGTGTATGACATCAAGGATTCGGGCAAGCTGCTGCCGGGACATGGAGGAATACTGGATCGATGCGACAGTTGGATCGTCGTATTTCCGTTTGTACATATATTGAGTCTCCTGCCTTACTGA
- a CDS encoding 1-deoxy-D-xylulose-5-phosphate reductoisomerase — translation MKKISVLGSTGSIGTQTLDVVRKHREQFQIEGLAAGSNKELLLQQVQEFSPRKVSVATKELADSLRHDLPAGTEVFHGHEGLIEIAAATDAELVVTAVVGSLGLSSTLAAINEGKTIGLANKETLVTAGHLVTAQAAAKGVKLLPIDSEHSAIFQCLNGERHEDIERITLTASGGSFRDYTRDQLVSVTVEDALKHPNWSMGAKITIDSATMVNKGLEVIEAHWLYGIPYDNISVLLHPESIIHSFVEFRDSSIIAQLGNPDMRVPIQYALTYPERWSSPAPRLSLAEAGKLHFREMDLERFPCLRLAYECGKMGGTAPTVFNAANEIAVARFLRGEISFLRIEEIIEEVLHSHHNVPEPALETIEENDRIAREIASRL, via the coding sequence ATGAAGAAGATCAGCGTACTCGGCTCCACGGGCTCCATTGGCACCCAAACCTTGGATGTGGTGAGGAAGCACCGGGAACAATTTCAGATTGAAGGCTTGGCTGCGGGGAGCAATAAGGAATTGCTGCTTCAGCAGGTTCAGGAGTTTTCTCCGCGAAAAGTGTCCGTTGCGACGAAAGAGCTTGCTGACAGTTTAAGGCATGATCTTCCTGCCGGAACCGAAGTGTTTCATGGCCATGAAGGCCTGATCGAGATTGCGGCAGCGACAGACGCGGAGCTGGTCGTTACTGCGGTCGTTGGAAGTTTGGGCCTTTCTTCTACGCTTGCGGCCATTAACGAGGGGAAGACGATCGGGCTTGCCAACAAGGAAACATTGGTTACCGCAGGTCACCTGGTTACCGCTCAAGCCGCTGCAAAAGGGGTAAAGCTCTTGCCGATCGACAGCGAGCATTCCGCCATATTCCAATGCTTGAACGGAGAACGGCATGAAGATATCGAACGGATTACGCTGACCGCTTCCGGCGGGTCGTTCCGGGATTACACCCGCGATCAGCTGGTCAGCGTTACGGTGGAGGATGCGCTCAAGCATCCAAACTGGTCCATGGGCGCCAAAATCACGATCGATTCCGCGACCATGGTCAATAAAGGGCTTGAGGTCATTGAAGCGCATTGGTTGTACGGCATACCGTACGACAATATTTCCGTGCTTCTCCACCCGGAAAGCATCATCCATTCTTTTGTGGAGTTCCGCGATTCCAGCATTATCGCGCAGCTCGGCAACCCGGACATGCGGGTCCCGATTCAATATGCGCTGACTTATCCCGAGCGGTGGTCTTCGCCTGCACCAAGGCTCTCCTTGGCAGAAGCAGGAAAGCTGCACTTCCGGGAAATGGACCTTGAGCGTTTTCCTTGTTTAAGGCTCGCTTATGAATGTGGTAAAATGGGTGGTACAGCGCCAACGGTATTCAATGCGGCCAATGAAATCGCGGTCGCCCGCTTTCTCCGCGGCGAAATCTCTTTTCTGCGAATCGAAGAGATTATCGAGGAAGTGCTGCATAGTCACCATAACGTGCCGGAACCGGCGCTGGAGACGATTGAAGAGAATGATCGGATTGCACGTGAAATAGCTTCCCGACTATAA
- the rseP gene encoding RIP metalloprotease RseP: MVRVVFLTVLMFFVIVTVHEWGHYYFARRAGILVREFAIGFGPKLFSYKRHETQFTLRLLPFGGYARMAGEDPELVEIQPGQTIAVRVNAENQVKKIYLDQLDNRKNVIRGEVQFIDMVDRLSVRLDVDGEFQQYEIHQQALTVAKGVETQIAPRDRQFGSKTVGQRALAIFAGPVMNFILAFVLFALHIQMAGIPVENPTYVQIGEITKGMPADEANLKEGDIIESINGTAIGADYQKMIELIAASKDKPMEWTVRRGEESFDLTLTPRTMEGQEGGKVGIVPELPTRSAGLGETITGSGTAMVDTTNIIFQGFRQLIQKFSMDDLGGPVRTFEVTGQIAKQGIEQLTYWAAILSLYLGIFNLLPIPALDGSRLVFLGIEALRGKPVDPNREGMVHFIGFAMLFLLMIAVTYNDILRLING, encoded by the coding sequence ATGGTTCGGGTCGTTTTTTTAACGGTGCTCATGTTTTTTGTGATCGTTACCGTGCACGAATGGGGTCACTATTATTTTGCCCGGCGTGCCGGAATCTTGGTACGCGAGTTCGCGATTGGATTTGGTCCTAAGCTGTTCTCATATAAACGCCATGAAACGCAGTTCACGCTTCGTCTTCTCCCGTTCGGCGGATATGCCCGCATGGCCGGGGAAGATCCGGAACTTGTCGAGATTCAGCCCGGTCAGACGATTGCGGTTCGAGTGAATGCAGAGAATCAAGTGAAAAAGATTTATCTGGATCAACTCGACAACCGTAAAAATGTCATTCGCGGCGAAGTCCAGTTTATCGACATGGTGGACCGTTTGTCGGTGAGGCTTGATGTGGATGGTGAATTTCAGCAGTACGAGATCCATCAGCAAGCATTAACGGTAGCTAAAGGTGTCGAGACGCAGATCGCACCGAGAGACCGCCAGTTCGGCAGCAAGACCGTCGGCCAAAGAGCGCTTGCGATATTTGCCGGCCCTGTCATGAACTTTATTTTGGCCTTCGTGCTGTTTGCCCTTCACATTCAGATGGCCGGTATACCGGTCGAGAATCCAACCTACGTACAGATAGGCGAGATTACGAAAGGCATGCCAGCAGACGAAGCCAATCTGAAAGAGGGCGACATCATCGAGAGCATCAACGGAACGGCGATTGGGGCCGATTATCAGAAGATGATCGAATTGATTGCGGCCTCCAAGGACAAGCCGATGGAATGGACCGTACGTCGAGGAGAGGAATCTTTCGATTTGACGTTGACGCCTCGGACCATGGAGGGCCAGGAAGGCGGCAAGGTCGGGATCGTTCCTGAGCTTCCTACCCGATCCGCAGGGCTTGGAGAGACGATTACCGGCTCCGGGACGGCGATGGTTGACACCACCAATATTATTTTCCAGGGCTTCAGACAGTTGATTCAGAAGTTTTCCATGGATGATTTAGGCGGTCCTGTGCGCACCTTTGAGGTCACGGGTCAAATCGCCAAACAGGGTATCGAACAGCTGACCTATTGGGCGGCCATTCTAAGCTTGTACCTGGGCATATTCAACCTGCTGCCGATTCCGGCGCTGGATGGAAGCCGGCTCGTATTCTTGGGGATCGAGGCATTACGGGGCAAGCCGGTTGACCCGAACAGGGAAGGCATGGTTCACTTCATCGGGTTTGCGATGCTGTTCCTGTTAATGATTGCCGTCACCTATAACGATATTTTGCGTTTGATCAACGGATAG